One Moorella sp. E308F DNA segment encodes these proteins:
- a CDS encoding ubiquitin-like domain-containing protein produces MDGWITHWRQKTSRGRRRPWLWLLVAVLLLFTGTGWGVMNFAWKQVTLQVDGREIEARTFAGQVGQFLNEQQITLGPEDVVLPALDAPVTKGMVVTVKRAVPVKIIADGQEREIWTPSVTVAEVLNKVGVTLQPQDRVTPGLTTTVRAGDTIKVTRVTYKMETVNREINYRVERRPDGKIEKGITRLVQRGQKGIQEETYRIVYEDGQETGRELVVTRVVKEPVPEIIAVGTLDMASRGGYSFRFERVIWAVATAYTHTGSRTATGVYPRVGTIAVDPNVIPLGTRLYVEGYGFGIAQDVGSAIKGNRIDVFLDTEADTARWGVRRVKVYILR; encoded by the coding sequence TTGGACGGGTGGATTACTCACTGGCGCCAGAAGACTTCCCGGGGGCGCCGCCGGCCCTGGCTCTGGCTCCTGGTGGCGGTATTGCTGCTTTTTACCGGCACTGGGTGGGGAGTAATGAACTTTGCCTGGAAGCAGGTAACCCTTCAGGTAGACGGGCGTGAAATCGAGGCCCGGACCTTTGCCGGCCAGGTAGGGCAATTTTTAAATGAGCAGCAGATTACCCTGGGGCCAGAGGATGTTGTTCTGCCGGCCCTGGACGCACCTGTGACTAAAGGCATGGTGGTGACGGTCAAAAGGGCCGTTCCGGTAAAGATAATTGCCGATGGGCAGGAAAGGGAAATATGGACTCCTTCGGTGACGGTGGCCGAGGTTTTAAATAAGGTGGGAGTAACCTTGCAGCCGCAAGACCGGGTTACCCCGGGTCTAACCACCACCGTAAGGGCAGGAGACACAATTAAAGTTACCAGGGTCACCTACAAAATGGAAACGGTTAACAGGGAAATTAATTACCGGGTGGAGCGCCGACCCGACGGGAAAATAGAAAAAGGTATTACCCGCCTGGTGCAGAGGGGGCAAAAGGGTATCCAGGAAGAAACATACCGGATCGTCTATGAAGACGGGCAGGAAACAGGCCGCGAGCTGGTAGTAACCAGGGTAGTTAAAGAACCTGTACCGGAGATAATAGCTGTAGGAACCCTGGATATGGCTTCCCGTGGGGGGTACAGTTTTCGCTTTGAGCGGGTTATCTGGGCCGTCGCTACGGCATACACCCACACTGGTTCACGGACGGCGACGGGGGTTTATCCCCGGGTAGGGACCATTGCCGTGGACCCCAATGTAATTCCCCTGGGTACCAGGCTCTACGTGGAAGGCTATGGCTTTGGCATTGCCCAGGACGTGGGCAGTGCTATCAAGG